A stretch of the Malus sylvestris chromosome 10, drMalSylv7.2, whole genome shotgun sequence genome encodes the following:
- the LOC126585436 gene encoding F-box protein At2g26160-like: MAEHPSIREGEGEDGSKQSNGGSALCTTPLRHCRNWKLTAQSSLISWRIMPVSFSTTGWASLPALIFLILDKLPEPIDHVRFAAVCKDWRSLSKLYNLATNRWRHFLPMLLIPNENCPQADQRLVYSISEGRIYNHAQLQVPFSMRACGSSHGWLATVDRADTTVDCADQRLVIALRNPFRQASPVIRLPPIDVFIPKCVASYHEHFVRKVILSGDPSLNPDNYVVVAIYASDSRLAVFKAGQKSWHLIVKSFETADVIFYRGQVYAASMRGRVSLLDIDNPGAQPPELKLLTPKEPFERYSGNGYLVESAKGDLFHILRYCWMREVAPDKCFRFRTKGFLVYKWVFNDEEDGCIAHWVEVKSLGDEAVFLGDNHSVSVLASNFAGCCPNSIYYTDDFVSGCPLSDGDEPCDMGIFNLEDGTIVQHYSRHTNTPRAIWVVPRFNGLC, translated from the exons ATGGCAGAGCATCCATCCATAAGGGAGGGTGAGGGGGAGGATGGATCCAAGCAGTCAAATGGAGGGTCGGCATTATGCACTACTCCATTACGGCATTGCAGAAACTGGAAACTTACTGCTCAAAGCTCTTTGATTTCATGGAG GATCATGCCTGTCAGCTTCAGCACTACCGGATGGGCAAGCCTTCCTGCACTCATCTTTCTCATTCTCGACAAGTTGCCGGAACCCATAGACCATGTTCGTTTTGCTGCCGTTTGCAAGGACTGGCGTTCTCTTTCCAAACTCTATAATCTTGCAACAAACCGGTGGCGTCATTTTCTTCCCATGCTCTTGATCCCCAACGAAAATTGCCCACAAGCTGACCAAAGACTCGTGTACAGCATTTCTGAAGGAAGGATCTACAACCATGCTCAGTTACAAGTGCCCTTTAGTATGAGGGCTTGTGGCTCTAGCCATGGATGGCTGGCCACAGTAGATCGCGCAGACACCACAGTAGATTGCGCAGACCAAAGACTCGTCATAGCACTCAGGAACCCATTCAGACAAGCATCGCCAGTTATTCGTCTGCCTCCCATAGATGTCTTCATCCCCAAATGCGTAGCAAGCTACCATGAGCATTTTGTCCGTAAGGTTATCTTGTCCGGTGATCCCTCTCTGAATCCGGACAACTATGTCGTCGTAGCAATTTACGCTTCGGATTCCAGGTTGGCTGTCTTCAAAGCAGGCCAGAAGTCTTGGCATTTGATCGTAAAGTCCTTTGAAACTGCTGATGTTATATTTTATAGAGGCCAAGTCTACGCGGCTAGTATGCGGGGAAGAGTTAGCTTACTGGATATTGATAACCCTGGTGCACAGCCGCCAGAACTGAAGCTACTCACGCCTAAAGAGCCGTTTGAAAGATATAGCGGTAATGGATATCTTGTGGAATCAGCTAAGGGCGACCTATTTCACATCCTAAGATATTGTTGGATGAGGGAAGTTGCGCCTGACAAGTGTTTCAGGTTTCGGACTAAGGGATTTCTGgtctacaagtgggttttcaacGATGAAGAAGATGGATGCATTGCGCACTGGGTTGAGGTAAAAAGCCTTGGAGATGAGGCTGTCTTCCTGGGAGACAATCATTCAGTCTCTGTTTTGGCTTCAAACTTTGCCGGATGCTGCCCGAATTCGATATATTACACCGATGATTTTGTTTCAGGCTGTCCGTTGTCCGACGGTGATGAACCATGTGATATGGGCATCTTCAACTTAGAGGATGGAACCATCGTGCAACACTACTCTCGACACACCAATACTCCAAGAGCGATTTGGGTTGTGCCGCGGTTTAATGGACTGTGTTAA
- the LOC126585438 gene encoding 18.1 kDa class I heat shock protein-like, with the protein MKRRRRWRVGELGVERWMKEKPKHPMALSLFGNGRRSSVFDPFSLDIWDPFEGFGTLANFPSSSRETTAIANTRIDWKETLEAHIFKADLPRIKKEEVKVEVEDGRVLHISGERSREQEEKTKN; encoded by the coding sequence ATGAAAAGGCGACGGCGATGGCGAGTTGGAGAGCTAGGGGTTGAGCGCTGGATGAAGGAGAAACCCAAGCATCCAATGGCTCTCAGTCTCTTTGGCAACGGCCGACGAAGCAGCGTCTTCGACCCCTTCTCTCTCGACATCTGGGACCCGTTCGAGGGCTTCGGCACTCTGGCCAACTTCCCCTCATCCTCCCGGGAAACAACCGCCATCGCCAACACGCGCATCGACTGGAAGGAGACCCTGGAGGCCCACATCTTCAAGGCGGACCTCCCGAGGATCAAAAAGGAAGAGGTGAAAGTGGAGGTGGAGGACGGGAGGGTCCTGCATATCAGCGGCGAGAGGAGCAGGGAGCaggaggagaagacgaagaactag